A section of the Myxocyprinus asiaticus isolate MX2 ecotype Aquarium Trade chromosome 40, UBuf_Myxa_2, whole genome shotgun sequence genome encodes:
- the rbm41 gene encoding RNA-binding protein 41, which translates to MKRVTRTSDDAPIPEEQETEGQRQLHNLLLQQLDTDVDIDRCVAKKKCFAPAAVYKPFGELAAGVRSLSQFQALQDGDQELAALRELGLTDSEIELWRCRDLPEPSWKDRGVCVAPEARNERLQAIQYKIAAHAELLSRPQRFSSSRPLSRREMEIEKALFHGSDRSSFLTALYHQDEESQVSQQGASSANAMDTFCRDFLKDQNKNLHISESFLQPQPKSCIEETIVTNVRSKSSCSDTDQSDRVCDSSQCKDEHNCLESGRVSDTINPPQSQEKSIVPRKMTVSQSIGTLNSSLVQGHDGPVTVSGMIEDISDEEIKNNRDTEEAIRNIPRFKNYQRGKPSNVLCVKNVSPRASLAQLVSLFSRFQKDNTHPILYRLLTGRLKGQAFITFFDVESAQTALDLLNGYRLLEKPLIIEFGRERSEDTNAKTDRSSVDPNTTSTQQDGQSYNEKPA; encoded by the exons GGTCACTCGTACCAGTGACGATGCACCCATTCCTGAAGAACAggagacagagggccagagacaactACACAATCTACTGTTACAGCAACTAGACACAGATGTAGACATTGACCG GTGTGTTGCTAAGAAGAAATGCTTTGCTCCAGCAGCAGTGTACAAGCCATTTGGGGAGTTGGCAGCTGGTGTGAGGAGTCTGTCCCAGTTCCAGGCCCTACAGGATGGAGATCAGGAACTGGCCGCTCTGAGAGAATTGGGCCTCACGGATTCTGAAATAGAGCTGTGGAGATGCAGGGACCTGCCAGAGCCTTCATGGAAG GATAGAGGGGTTTGTGTGGCACCCGAAGCGAGGAATGAGCGTCTGCAGGCCATCCAGTATAAAATTGCAGCACATGCGGAGCTGCTTTCCCGACCTCAGCGTTTCTCGAGCAGTCGGCCGCTCTCTCGCAGGGAGATGGAAATCGAGAAGGCTCTGTTTCACGGCAGTGACCGCAGCAGCTTCCTTACTGCCCTTTACCATCAAG ATGAAGAGTCACAGGTCAGCCAGCAGGGGGCATCATCTGCCAATGCAATGGACACTTTCTGTAGAGACTTTCTGAAGGATCAAAACAAAAACTTACATATCTCAGAGAGTTTTCTGCAACCACAACCAAAATCTTGCATTGAAGAAACAATTGTCACCAATGTCCGTTCTAAATCATCATGCTCTGATACTGACCAAAGCGACAGAGTCTGTGACTCCAGTCAATGTAAAGACGAACACAATTGCTTGGAATCAGGCCGTGTGTCGGACACTATCAACCCTCCACAGTCCCAAGAAAAAAGTATTGTGCCAAGGAAAATGACAGTCAGCCAATCCATTGGTACACTGAATTCTTCTTTAGTGCAAGGTCATGATGGGCCGGTTACAGTCAGCGGAATGATAGAGGATATTTCAGATGAAGAGATCAAGAATAATCGGGACACAGAAGAGGCTATACGGAATATTCCACGTTTTAAGAACTACCAGAGAGGGAAGCCAAGCAAC GTGCTCTGTGTAAAGAACGTGAGTCCACGGGCTTCATTGGCTCAGCTGGTTTCTCTCTTCTCCAGGTTTCAGAAAGATAACACACACCCCATTCTGTACCGTCTACTGACGGGTCGACTCAAAGGACAAGCTTTTATTACATTCTTTG atgtaGAAAGTGCCCAAACAGCTCTGGACCTGTTAAATGGATACAGGCTGCTTGAAAAGCCTCTAATCATTGAGTTTGGCAGAGAAAGAAGTGAAGACACCAATGCAAAGACTGACAGATCCTCTGTAGATCCTAACACCACTTCAACCCAACAGGATGGACAATCCTACAATGAAAAACCTGCCTAA
- the LOC127430796 gene encoding claudin-14-like produces MAIAALELMGFFLGIFGMFGTLVATLLPYWATSAHIGANIVTAVENVKGLWMECVHQSTGAFQCETYNSILGLTADLQAARAMMVISLMFSVMALAVSTIGMQCTVCMDGSSVKSKVAGVGGSLFLLAGLLSLIPVSWKTHEVVQTFYTNNIPPSLKFEIGNCLYVGLASSLMSMLGGGLLSASCCDDLDGGRGTRRQYPYPDRTGFGMSRGATHSMPYHPPILQSAANHNVANKSQTLNSQTSTSTHSAMPAPAHDSRKSTRQNTAAGYDVTGYV; encoded by the coding sequence ATGGCGATAGCAGCGTTGGAGTTGATGGGCTTCTTTTTGGGTATCTTTGGCATGTTCGGGACCCTGGTAGCCACTCTTTTGCCATACTGGGCAACCTCAGCGCACATTGGTGCTAATATTGTGACTGCAGTAGAAAACGTGAAAGGTCTGTGGATGGAATGTGTCCATCAGAGCACTGGAGCCTTCCAGTGTGAGACTTACAACAGCATTCTGGGGCTCACGGCTGATCTACAAGCAGCCAGAGCTATGATGGTCATCTCCTTAATGTTTTCAGTCATGGCACTCGCCGTGTCCACCATCGGCATGCAGTGCACTGTCTGTATGGATGGATCCTCGGTCAAGAGCAAGGTGGCTGGTGTAGGTGGCTCACTGTTTCTCCTGGCAGGGCTCTTGTCTTTGATCCCGGTGTCTTGGAAGACCCATGAGGTAGTGCAAACATTCTACACCAACAACATACCTCCCAGTCTGAAGTTTGAGATAGGCAACTGCCTATATGTGGGGCTGGCTTCTTCTCTCATGTCCATGTTAGGTGGAGGGCTGTTGAGTGCATCCTGTTGCGATGACTTAGATGGTGGTAGGGGAACCAGGCGACAATACCCATACCCTGACCGCACTGGGTTCGGGATGTCACGTGGAGCGACCCATTCAATGCCCTACCATCCACCCATTCTGCAATCTGCCGCAAACCACAACGTTGCCAACAAGAGTCAGACGCTTAACAGCCAAACCAGCACCAGTACCCATTCTGCCATGCCAGCACCAGCCCATGATTCCAGGAAATCAACTAGGCAGAATACAGCTGCTGGGTATGACGTCACAGGCTATGTCTGA